The following DNA comes from Brassica oleracea var. oleracea cultivar TO1000 chromosome C5, BOL, whole genome shotgun sequence.
GTTAATATATGCATATTAGATCTAAGCATTCGTTATTAATGCAGTTGGAAAATATAACACAGTTGGTTGCTGGAGTTAATTCAGATGATAGAAGTTTGCAACTGGAGGCAACTATTGGCATCCGAAAATTACTCTCAGTTGGTTTGTGATTTGAATGATGATGATGATAGTACCAAATATCTTTCTTACTGCATATATTATTTAGTTTTGCTTATATAATTGATTTTGTAGACCATAGTCCACCCATCGATGAAGTTATTCAATCTGGTGTTGTTCCTCGCCTTGTCCATTTTCTTTCCAGTGTCGTCGACTTCTCCGAACTTCAGGTTAGAAGCATGCGTCGTTTTATATTCACGTGTAGCTTTGTGTTTCCATTAATATGCTAATCTGTTTGTTTTTTTAATACTATAGTTTGAGGCAGCTTGGGCGCTCACTAATATTGCTTCAGGGACATCTGACAACACTGAGGTCATTATTGATAGTGGCGCTATCCCCTTATTTATCGAACTTTTCGCTTCTCCCTGCTTCGAAGTCCGTGAACAGGTATGTTTTATCAAAAATTTAGGTTCACTACCAGACCCCGTTTTGAGCAAATCTGGATAAAATATTCGCCTAAAGCACTCAAATTTTTTGAAATAAATTATATAAATATAAACTCCCAAATTTATAAAAAAAATCCCAAATTTATTTAAAAAAATCTTTTACTAAGTAGCCTTCGGACCAAATAGGAATAATTCTCCTGTAGTAAAATTCTCATAAATACAAATTAAATGAATAGCCCCTTGACTTCGAATTTCCGGCTCTGTTCACTAGCAATTGTTTTTATTGAGTTATTGACATTTTAGTTCTATCTATGTCTTCTCTCCTGATTACAGGCTGTCTGGGCAGTGGGCAACGTCGCTGGTGACTCGCCAAAATTCCGTGATTTTGTCCTAAGATGCGATGCCATGAGGCCTCTTTTGGCTCAGTTCAACGAGCACACAAAGCCCTCCATGCTGAGAAACGCTGCATGGACCTTATCAAACTTCTGTAGAGGGAAGCCTGCGCCTGCACTTGAGCAGGTTGTTACATTTTTCATTTATACCCAATTTTTGGAAAATAATTTTCAAGTCTCTTCAATAATCTGATAATGTTTTCATTGAGCCTAGACAAAACCAGCTTTACCAGTTCTTGAGCGCCTTTTGCATTCAAACGATGACGAAGTTCTCACAGATGCATGCTGGGCTCTCTCTTATCTCTCAGACGGTAACGACGAGAAAATACAAACTGTTATCAATGCTGGTGTCATCCCTAGCCTCGTCCCACTCCTAGCGTTAGTATCTCTCTCATTATTATTGAATTCAATGTTATTGAATTCGCCTAACTTATTCTTTTGTCTACTTAAGTCATCATTTGCCATCAGTTCTGATTCCAGCCCTCCGTACAATTGGTAATATTGTAACCGGAGATGATATGCTGACTCAGGTGCCAGTTTTATCCATTAACTACCCATCATATGTATAAATATAATAAAAACGTCTCATGGCGCTTAATCATCTTTGTAACAGGAGGTTCTTAACCATCAAGCGCTTCCTCGTCTCTTGCCCATTTTGACAAGTACATACAAGAGGAGTATCAAGAAGGAAGCTTGCTGGGTTATCTCTAACATTACAGCTGGAAACACTAGTCAGATACAAGTGAGTATATACATTTACAAATTCAACAATTAGTTTTCTGACTCTTTCCTTCATGATGTTTTAACAAATTTTGCTGTGCAGCAAGTGATTGAAGCCGGCATTATTCAGCCTCTTATTTACATGCTTCATACCGCGGAATTCGAAATTAAAAAAGAAGCTGTTTGGGCAGTCAGTAATTTAACTTCTGGTGGCAATCATGACCAAATCAAGTAAGAAGAGTAGTCTTTTTCTTTTTTCCTACCGTCTCCTCAGTTCTTTTCAACTGAGGTACTAATTGGTTCTTTGAAGGTTTCTTGTGGACCAAGGATGCATCAAACCGCTCTGTGATCTCCTCACATGTCCCGATCCGTTGGCCGTCACAGTGATCTTAGAAGCTCTGGAGAACATTCTTAAAGTAGGTGAAGCCGAGATGAATCAAGGCAACACCGGAGGCTTTAACATTTACGTGCAGATGGTTGACGACGCTGAAGGTTTGGAGAAGATTGAGAATCTTCAGAGTCACGACAATAATGACATTTACGAGAAAGCTGTTAAAATACTCTCTTCATATTGGACTGAAGAAGACGACAATGAACATGACGCTCTTGATGACAACGGTTTCACATTTGGAAACCAAAGTGGCAATGCTTCTACAGGTGGATTCAACTTTGGTTGAAGGTCTAATCATATATTGCCTTGTAGGTCAAGCAACCTGTTTTTTTTTTTATGTTTAAGCTTGGCAGAAAATTTTGATAGAAGGTTGTCTTTGCAGATTTTAATAGTTCAACATTGATTTTGCTTAAGTTTAGTAATTTGCGGTTTTTTGGGCAAATTCAGAATTATTTATGTTTCAGACAAATCTAGTGACACCGAGCAGCTTCTAAGCTTTTCTAGTCATGCGCCACGTCATTACCAACGATGACAATTCGTCGACACGTGGGTCCTTTCACTTCTCAAAAGCTCTCTCCTTTGTCATCTAAATATATCAGAGAAAGAAACCAAAGTAGAAACTAACTTGCAAAGAATCACTATACTACTTCTAAGCGAGAACACACAGAAACATTGTGAAGAAGAAGAAGAAGAAGATGATGCAGTCCCGATTATTAGCGTTTGCTTCAGCGGCGCGTTCCCGCGTCCGACCAGTCGCTCAAAGTCGTTTAGCGTTTGGATCTTCAACGTCCGGCCGAGCTGCTGATCCGGAGCTTCATTCCGGAAACGATGGAGCTGATCCAGCTGTTTATCCGAGAGACCCCGAAGTACAAATGTTTTTTTAATCTTTATCTTCTAATTATTGAAACTTTATCTAAACCAAAATAAATTTGTTTTACATAATCACTGATTTTAAAATATATATTTTTTCTTTTAAATATTGTTTTGTTATTGATTATGCTTCAGGGTATGGATGACGTGGCGAACCCTAAGACGGCGGCAGAAGAAATCGTCGACGAACAACCACGGTCAAGTTTAGAACAACAACCGCTTAACCCGCCAAAATCTCCACGCGCCACCGCGCACAAGCTAGAGAGCACTCCAGTGGGTCGTCCTTCCGAGCCTAATTTCCAACAGAAGCGGAGAAGAAGCACCGAGGCCTCTCCACCTTCACTTGATTGTGCGAGCTGCGTCAGCTTAGACGAGGGAGAAGAGGAGGAGCGAAGGCGGAGAGAGAACGAAACAGAGAGCGACAAAGAGTATTACGCACACCACAAAGCGTCTCCGTTATCCGAGATCGAGTTTGCAGATACTAGGAAGCCAATCACGCAAGCTACGGATGGAACGGCGTATGCGGCGGGAAAAGATGTGATCGGATGGTTGCCGGAGCAGCTTGACACGGCGGAGGAAGCTTTACAGAGAGCTACAATGATATTCAAACGTAACGCAGAGCGCGGGGATCCTGAAACGTTTCCTCATTCTAGAATCTTGAGAGAAATGAGAGGCGAATGGTTCTAAACTAAATAATAATAAATGTTTTGTCTGAATAAACTTGTCATGTTTCTCTGAATCTTCTTCTTATAACAAACATAGAGGTGGTCTTAAAGCAAATGGTTATTACAAACATGAACTTCTTAAGAAACTGTATTCATAAAATTCGATTACAGAATTACTTAAAAAACTGTATTTTATCAAATCTGATTACAAACATGAAATGAGGCAGAGAGAGAAGAATTCTCATGCCTTAAGGGAACTGAAACGGTCTTAAGCAAATGAGTACAAACATGAATATGAATTACTTAGAGAAACTGTATCAATAAAATCTGATTACAAACATGAATATGAAGCAGAGAAAGAAGGATTCTCATGCCTTAAGGGAACTGAAACTGAGAAAAGTCCCGTCTCCCTGCAGGAGGGTTGATATAAACCCATAGCATAGAGACGATGATCGATAACAAACCCGACCAGACAAACACAATCGTTGGAACTCTCCCTCTTCTTCCCATCAACCCTTTAGCAAACGGATACAAATGACACAGCACCCAGAAGCTGAAGAACACTCCACCCACAAGCTTACTCCACTGCGGAAACGGACTGTACAGAGTCCTCGCTACCCCAACCGCAATAGCAATCATGTTCACCATCATGATCGTCAACGGAGGAACCATCAGAAAGCTCCACTTCACAAGGTACAGATCCGCAAACTCGTCGTCTCCATCTTCAGGCGTAGATGACTTGGAAGTCAAGGTGAACGAGATATCAACTCCTGCAATGACCTTGAGAAGACCTTGGAGAACGGCTGCAGGATGCGCGCTTGTTCCACCAATCACCCAAAACTGCTCGTTCCTCCACCACTCGTGGAGAGTAACCCCAGACCACTTGATCTCAAGGAGCGACAGCATGCAGAGAGTGAGTGTTATCGAGAGTAAGAAGATGAGGAACGTTATGTCGAGGGACTGGACTATGAACTGTCCCGAGAAGAGTGAAACGGCCGGGAGAATGCAGTAGACGATGAGGAAAAGCGATGTGAATGGATACATCCCCACGTTGAAGTAAGCTACTCTCTGCAAGAACTTCATC
Coding sequences within:
- the LOC106293598 gene encoding importin subunit alpha-6; translation: MSLKPSARTEVRRNMYKVSVDADEGRRRREGDMVEIRKNKREENLQKKRREGLTARFAQKGHDLYSYERLENITQLVAGVNSDDRSLQLEATIGIRKLLSVDHSPPIDEVIQSGVVPRLVHFLSSVVDFSELQFEAAWALTNIASGTSDNTEVIIDSGAIPLFIELFASPCFEVREQAVWAVGNVAGDSPKFRDFVLRCDAMRPLLAQFNEHTKPSMLRNAAWTLSNFCRGKPAPALEQTKPALPVLERLLHSNDDEVLTDACWALSYLSDGNDEKIQTVINAGVIPSLVPLLAHHLPSVLIPALRTIGNIVTGDDMLTQEVLNHQALPRLLPILTSTYKRSIKKEACWVISNITAGNTSQIQQVIEAGIIQPLIYMLHTAEFEIKKEAVWAVSNLTSGGNHDQIKFLVDQGCIKPLCDLLTCPDPLAVTVILEALENILKVGEAEMNQGNTGGFNIYVQMVDDAEGLEKIENLQSHDNNDIYEKAVKILSSYWTEEDDNEHDALDDNGFTFGNQSGNASTGGFNFG
- the LOC106295067 gene encoding uncharacterized protein LOC106295067; amino-acid sequence: MMQSRLLAFASAARSRVRPVAQSRLAFGSSTSGRAADPELHSGNDGADPAVYPRDPEGMDDVANPKTAAEEIVDEQPRSSLEQQPLNPPKSPRATAHKLESTPVGRPSEPNFQQKRRRSTEASPPSLDCASCVSLDEGEEEERRRRENETESDKEYYAHHKASPLSEIEFADTRKPITQATDGTAYAAGKDVIGWLPEQLDTAEEALQRATMIFKRNAERGDPETFPHSRILREMRGEWF